The nucleotide sequence TTGGAGCTTTTAGCTTGCTAAAATTAATTGGAATTTTGATTTGGTTGGATTTAGTCTACATTttactctttgttttctgtttttaccaCTTTAAGTGATTGTTTTGCTCTTTGGAATTCTTCCATTTCTCCTTTACTTccttcttttggattattttaacattttttaaaatttcgtTTTAATGTAtctattagtttttttgtttgtttgagatggagtctcactctgtcgcccaggctggagtgcagtggtgcgatctcagctcactgcaacctctgccccccgggttcacgccattctcctgcctcagcctccctagtagctgggagtacagtcacccgccaccacgcccagctaattttttgcatttttagtagagacgaggtttcaccgtgttagccaggatggtctcaatctcctgacctcgtgatccacccaccttggcctcccaaagtgttggggttacaggcgtgagccaccgcgtccagcctagTTTTTACCTAGTTTTGTATGGTTTCTCTAAGGGATTAAAATCCACAACCTTTCCACATCCTATGTAGAGTAAAATTGTTCTCTTCATATAACACATTTATAGAAAACTTGCAACTGTATAGGACTGTTTCCTGCCTCCCACCTTTCCTCCCACAGATGCTGGGCACAGCACCATCCCCACGTACCCTACACAAGGCAGTGCTCAAGTTCTTTCTTGAAACAGTCATTGCAAGAGGGAGGAAATTAAGAAGGGGGAGACAAAGCTTTTCTATTTATCCCTCAGCGTTTCTGGTGTCCTCCTTCCTTCCGGACAGTCCAAGTTCCCCCAAGCAGCCCAGGGGCTCCCTGCTGTTCTGATGAAGTCCACAGCATGGACCCCCGACCCAAGGCCCACCGTGCCGGTCTGGTTAGGGTTTTCCACAGGTGCGGTGCCTGTGGAAGGGTCCACTACCCTCCACCCTGAATAATTTCAGCTAGCATTTCCTGAAATACAGGTCCATACATGGCAAGTgctcttagttttatttttatcagaaagtgtctttatttcatctttatttctgaaggaAATCTTGGGATATAGAGTCTGGGAGCACAGGTTTCCTAGGGGGTCCCCGAGAACTACCAGACCCAgggccacccctcccacccctgcACCTTGGAGCCCACTGAACACGTGGGGCAGGGGTCCGTGGCCGACCTGGGTGTTCCCAGCAGCCGGGGAGACAGCACCCATGGGGGATGGTCTCTGAGCCGGCCCCTAGGTCACGCATGCTCCATAGGGCCGGCagccagggtcaggccaggggCTGGAGGCGGTGAGCAAATGCACCTGGTCCGGGACACACAGCATCATGCATGGACCCCTGGGTGCCCTCAGCACGATTGCCAGGCCCTGCAGAGGGGAAGGtcagcccctgccctgggctTGGGCTGTGCCTGTCAGGATGAGACTCTGCCCCTCCAAGGCAGGTTCCTGGGTCTGACAGGGAGCAGAGACTTCCGCCCTCTGAACCTCTTCCCCTGAGGCTAAGCGGGGCTTTAAAGCTGTTTAAAACGGGGCACCACGGGTCACTGGCCACGCGCACTACCCGTGGGGAGGGGCCATGACCTGGAGACTCAGTGGGACATGCAGCTCCCTGTGAGACCCCACGCCAACCCGGGGAGCGGTCCCGCCTGCAGCCAGGGGCTCCCTGCAGCTGCAGAGAAATCAGCGGCTAACAGAGCTCTCCCGGGGCCCACCTGTTCCGGGACCTGGCCAGGGCTCTCTCCAGGCGCAGAGGCCCGCGGGAGGCCAGGCGAGGCCGGCACAGGCTGCTCGGTCGGCGGTCGGGGGTCGGGAGTCTTGGTCCCCTCCTGCTCCGCCCGCGCCCGCCGCTCTCCCTTGCCCCGCGGAGTGGGGGAGGGACAGCGTGTCCCCGGAAGATGCAGGCAGCGTCTGCAAGGGGGTCAGCGCCTTCCACTCCGGCAGGTTTTACCTCGTCAGTGGAGGGGTCCCCTTTATCATCTGTGGGGTCACGGCTGCCACGAACATCAGGAATTACGGGACAGAGGACGAGGACGCGGCGTAGTGAGTACCGGGTGCCcagagctgggagctgggagcagcGGGTGGGCTCTGTCCGAGGTCCCTCCCGGACACCTGCAGTGGGGGAGACCAGGACGAAGCAGCAAGGCCTGGGCCTGGACCTGGGGCTCGCCCAGAGCTGCGCCCCTCCCAGCTCGCGCCCCCGAGGAGTGCGCAGTGCCCCCTCCTCTCCCAGGGACCCCAACCTAATCTTTGCCTCTGGATGAGTCAGGCCTGGTTAGCCTTCTATGGGAGGGGCCTGGGGACAAATAGCGATTTGGCAGCATCATGGAACTCAGCTGAGAAGGGAAACCCCATACAGTAGAACGAACCCAGCCGTCCCGCCATCGGTGCCCAGAGCCAGCCGGGAACCCCTGATTCAGGCCCTCAGTTCCTTCTGCGGCCCCAGGATGGCCCGCCCGCCTGCCCTCCGCCTGGCCCCGCCCACCCggctccacctccacctccacctgacCCCGCCCACCTCACGCCGGCCATGCCCACCCGGCTCCACCCTCTGCCTGGCCCCACCCATCCAGCGCTGCCCTCTGCTCAGCCCCGCCCCCCTAGCTCTGCCTCTTCCTggccccacccaccccacaccGGCCCCACCCACCCGGCTCTGTCCCTGCTCCTGCCCACCCAGGCCCACCCTGCACCTGGGCCCCCGCCCGGCTCCACCTCCGCCCACACCTGGGACACTTTCCTGGCTCCCCGACCTCCCAAGCTGGTAGGGCCAATAGGGCCTCGTTCCCATCCACACTCTCAGCGACTCTAGAAGCCCCCAAGGCCCCCAAGCCGCAGTTGTGCAAAGCCACTTGCTGGTCCGGGCGGGTGCGGCGCCCTTTGCTCTGCAGGAGGAGTCCTGAGTCCTGAGTCCTGGCCGTGCTGGCCCAGCTGACGCTGACGTGCGTCTCCCCACAGCTGCTGGATGGCCTGGGAGCCTAGCCTGGGCGCCTTCTACGGCCCAGCCGCCGTCATTGCCCTGGTCACCTGCGTGTACTTCCTGGGCACCTACGTGCAGCTGCGGCGCCACCCAGGGCGCAGGTACGAGATGCGCGCACAGCCCGAGGAGCAGCGGCGGCTGGCCACGCCCGAGGGCAGCCGTGGGATCCGGCCCGGCACCCCACCCGCACGCGATGCCCCTGGCGCCTCGGTGCTGCAGAACGAGCATTCCTTCCAGGCACAGCTGCGCGCTGCCGCCTTCACGCTGTTCCTGTTCACGGCCACGTGGGCCTTTGGGGCGCTGGCGGTGTCCCAGGGCCACTTCCTGGACATGGTCTTCAGCTGCCTGTACGGCGCCTTCTGCGTGACACTGGGGCTCTTCGTGCTCATCCACCACTGCGCCAAGCGCGAGGACGTGTGGCAGTGCTGGTGGGCATGCTGCCCACCCCGCAGGGATGCCCACTCCGCACTCGATGCCAACGGGGCCGCGCTGGGCCGTGCCGCCTGCCTGCATTCGCCGGGCCTCGGCCAGCCACGGGGCTTCACGCACCCACCGGGACCCTGCAAGATGACCAACCTGCAGGCCGCACAGGGCCACGCCAGTTGTCTGTCCCCTGCCACCCCGTGCTGCGCCAAGATGCACGGTGAGCCACTGATGGCGGACGAGGCACACGTGCACGCGCAGGAGGAGGGTGCCTTCGGGCACGACCCCCACCTGCACGGGTGCCTTCAGGGCAGAACTAAGCCGCCCTACTTTAGCCGGCACCCAGCAGAGGAGCCCGAGTACGCTTACCACATCCCGTCCAGCCTGGACGGCAGCCCCCAAAGCTCACGCACAGACAGCCCCCCCAGCTCTCTGGATGGCCCGGCAGGGGCACACACGCTGGCCTGCTGCGCCCAGGGTGACCCCTTCCCCATGGTCAGCCAGCCTGAGGGCAGCGATGGGAGCCCTGCCCTCTACAGCTGCCCCACGCGGCCGGGCAGGGAGGCAGCGCTTGGGCCTGGTCACCTGGAGATGCTGCGGaggacacagtccctgccctttgGTGGCCCCAGCCAGAACGGGCTGCCCAAGGGTAACTTGCTAGAAGACCTGCCGTTTGGCACCGATGGGACCGGCAACATCCGAACAGGACCCTGGAAAAATGAAACTACTGTGTAGGCGGAGCAGGGGACACAGTGTTCCTGGAGGAGCTTCAGAGCAGAGTGGGGGGCCCATCTGCCACATGAGGTCACTGGGGGCACCAAAGTGACCCCACCTTTCGGAAGCAGTTCACACCCCTGCCCCTTCCTTGTGAAAGACCTCAGCGGGGAAAAGCTCTGGGCCACGCCCACTCCTTTTATCCCAGTTCCACGTGCTCGTCCCTGCACAAGGTCATCTGGTTTCTGTCCTGTGGCCTCCAGTCCTGGGGCGCCCCAGAGGCAGAGCAGGGGCTTCCATCAAAGGACCCACCCAGACCCCAGCATGGCCCTGCCCGAGATGCCATCCACGGAGTCCTGGCTTCCCCTGGTGTGGCCAGGCGGGGCCGAGATCACAGCAGGGGGCTGCCCTGACCTTTCCCAGTGTTCAATGTGTGTGTCTTGCGTTCTGCtccaggggtggtggtggcaggTCTGTCCCCAGCATTCTCACCCTGGGCAGAACCCTTGGGACCCACTGCTGTCGCGTGTCTGAGCCACCCCTGCAGCTTCACGGGACCCCTGCACACCTCTGCCCACTCAGTGTCCCCTGTCAACCTTGTCCTTGTCacagccccagccctgcagggctGAGAGCACCACGGATGCTGCGGGCTGCAGCCGCGCTCTGGACTTTGGGGATGGCTGTCGGCTTCAGAGGGCCAATGGGGTGCTCTTAGGGGCCCAAGCCTTGGGAAGATGCCCAGACATCCGTTAGTGAAGATTCGACTTCCAAAACCAGCCACCGTTGGGACTGGATTCCACTCCAGTATAGGCACTTGGCAACAAGGTTTATTCCAAAAAGAAGAGGGGCTGGCAGACGGGACATTCTCATGGACAaaattccttccctttttctcatCTCCATGAACATCTGGGCACCAAGCCCTGACTCAAAGGACAGATGTGGATGACAACAAACCTTCTGTGAAAGCAAGTGGCCCGTCCCTTGGTGGAAGGGAGTCCAGAGGGCCGTGGGTGTGAAACTGTACACagttttccctccctccctcctccttgtCTGTGACACGTgttcacccacacacacacacgcacacaaacacatgtgcatatcacacacatatacatacacacaaacgtgcatatcacacacatacacatgcacacacgtgcatatcacacacacgcacacacacaaacgtgcatatcatacacacatacacatgcacacacacaaacacatgcatatcacacacatacacatgtgcacacacaaacacgtgCATatcacatgcatacacatgcacgcaAACGTGcatgtcacatacacacacaaacgtGCATattgcatacatgcacacacacgtgcatgtcacatacatacacatgtgcacacatagttaacacacacatgcacctgccatgcacatgtgtgcatacaCGTAGCGGTGTGTTTTCCAGCCGCCCACACACTGGGTTTTCATTGGAGAGTGTTTCACCCTGCAAACGTCAATGTCAGCAGACTCGTGGGTGCACTCTGCTATCCGGTCGGGAGGTCTCACCAGGCGCAGAGCCTCCCTAACGTGCACCTCCGCAAAGAGGGGTGTTGGGGAGTGTTCCCGGCACCTGCTCGGTGGAAGGGCTCTCTGGAGGCTGGCACTCAGTATGTGAGTATGAGGAGCCCCACTTCCCGGGGTGTTGGTAAACTTGACCATGACGCTGTAACCCACAGTGTGCTCCTCCCAGCAAACCCCGTGTGTCCTTACAGGTCAACCAGACGGGCCACCGGATGACTGCCAGGCAGCTCTGCCTCCGCCTCACCTTTTCACCTGCTTCCGTAGCTGGTGTGAACCCGAATCCCCACGCTGTGCTGTGTACACACTGTAGGTGCAGAACTGTCCACACAAAAATACAGTCTTGGCATCGTTGGTTCTTTGTGAGGCTGGTTAATAACATCCCCGTGTGTTTTTCTCACCCTAGATGGGGGTAGAGGGACACCTGAGCGTGTGGCCCCCTTCTGTGTCCTGGATCCCGGGGTGAGGCTGCTCTGCCTGGCCCCTCCAGCCCCTCATGAACTTTCTGCCCTCAGTGCTCCTGGCTGAGCAGAGAGGCCTCCCATCATTCAACCAAAGAAAGTCAACATTAAACATTAAACCTCTGTGTGTTTCTATACTGACTTAGCCTCGTGAGTCCACTTGGGACCGGTGTTGGGCCATATCCATTTGCACGTAACGTTTTGGAGCATAAACATCCACAGCCCGACCACCCCAAAGGGCTCCTGGCTCAACGTCAGCTTCCACCAGACCACGGAGCCAGAGCCAAACCCACGTTTCGCATCTGACTTTTGTGCCACTTCCTTCCTTGAGTGTGCCCGTGTGCCTGCGTGTCGGGTGGGATGGAGCGTGGGTGCGTGCCGACCTGTGTGGGTATGCTCGTGTGTATGCGTGTCAGATGCAATGAAGTGGTGCACGGTGGCCTGTGcgggtgtgtgtgcctgtgtgtcctCGTGTCAGATGGGATGGAGTGTGGGTGCACGCCAGCCTGTGCgggtgtgtgtgcccatgtgccTGTATGTCTGCATCTTGGATGGGATGGAGCGTGGGTGCACGCCAGCCTGTGTGGGTGTGCTTGTGTACCTGTATGTTTGTGAGTGGCATGTGGGTTGTGTGGGTGTTGacgtgtgtgtgagagtgtgtgcctgtgtggtgTGCAGGTCCCTCTGTGGGagttgtgtgtgcacatgcacgtgTGTTTGAGggtaagtgtgcatgtgtgtgcatgctctTCAGAGGAACAGCTTGAGGTGGCCCCTCTGCCCTGCCTCTGTGCTGGTGTGTCACCTACCACACAGCAACACCGTGATGACTTTAGTCAGCCTAAAGGACTAGGAAGCAGAGGCCGCCTGTGCCTCCAGACCCTGACAGTTCTTCTCTGGAGCTGTCCTAGCTGAGGAGGCCTCCAGTCctgggagacacacacacagtggcGTCTGCTGCATCTCCCGCGAGGGCCCCGACAGGGCTCAGATCTGGGCAGCTCTGTTTCTGAATGAGCTACCCCTGCAGGGGCTTCGGGCAGCTAAGGAGCCCCCACAGGTTCTGTGGGGAAGGGTCTGGGTCGGGGCCCACAGGCTCCACCTGCCTGACCGGGACTGACGGCAGCTGCAGGAAGCCTGTGTGGGGACCCTGGAAGGAGCTCAGGGCCCTGCCCTGATGTGGTGAGTGCACCCCACATGCAGAGACCGGCTGCAACGGGCACTTCCGCACCTACCCAGTGCCCAGATGGTGCCTGACCAGTCCTGCCACTTGCCCCCTGACCCTTGGTGCTTGCATTTCTCAGGGGATGCTGTTGGGACCAGCATAGGCCTGAGGTGGAACAGTGGGTGTGTTCACTGCGTGCGGACCGTGGACCCTGCTCCCCCGTGTCCCAGGTGGACCCTGCTCCCCCGTGTCCCACGTGGACCCTGCTCCCCTGCGTCTCACGTGGACCCTGCTCCCCCGTGTCCCCCATGGACCCTGCTCCTCTGTGTCTCACCTCGTCACACTTCCCCTCCACTGCGCCGCCAGGGTTT is from Macaca fascicularis isolate 582-1 chromosome 9, T2T-MFA8v1.1 and encodes:
- the ADGRA1 gene encoding LOW QUALITY PROTEIN: adhesion G protein-coupled receptor A1 (The sequence of the model RefSeq protein was modified relative to this genomic sequence to represent the inferred CDS: inserted 1 base in 1 codon) — encoded protein: MQGPSSAHLASAARTLGQGPYFGLCQPVPWLPRAPSVYGGHSIASQGLVLAGRTRSVASGGKEELXGPLAAWVLTQDLKTVLSLPRYPGEFLHPVVYACTAVMLLCLLASVITYIVHQSAIRISRRGRHTLLNFCFHAALTFTVFAGGINRTKYPILCQAVGIVLHYSTLSTMLWIGVTARNIYKQVTKKAPLCLDADQPPYPRQPLLRFYLVSGGVPFIICGVTAATNIRNYGTEDEDAAYCWMAWEPSLGAFYGPAAVIALVTCVYFLGTYVQLRRHPGRRYEMRAQPEEQRRLATPEGSRGIRPGTPPARDAPGASVLQNEHSFQAQLRAAAFTLFLFTATWAFGALAVSQGHFLDMVFSCLYGAFCVTLGLFVLIHHCAKREDVWQCWWACCPPRRDAHSALDANGAALGRAACLHSPGLGQPRGFTHPPGPCKMTNLQAAQGHASCLSPATPCCAKMHGEPLMADEAHVHAQEEGAFGHDPHLHGCLQGRTKPPYFSRHPAEEPEYAYHIPSSLDGSPQSSRTDSPPSSLDGPAGAHTLACCAQGDPFPMVSQPEGSDGSPALYSCPTRPGREAALGPGHLEMLRRTQSLPFGGPSQNGLPKGNLLEDLPFGTDGTGNIRTGPWKNETTV